The following proteins come from a genomic window of Miscanthus floridulus cultivar M001 chromosome 2, ASM1932011v1, whole genome shotgun sequence:
- the LOC136539027 gene encoding dolabradiene monooxygenase-like yields MEDKVLLAVAVVVLVAVLSKLKSLLVTKPKLNLPPGPWTLPLIGSMHHLVSNPLPYRAMRDLAHEHGPLMMLWLGEVPTLVVSSPEAAQAITKTHDVAFADRHINSTVDILTFNGMDLVFGTYGVQWRQLRKLCVLELLSASRVQSFQRIREEEVARFLRSLAASAAAGATVDLSKMISSFINDAFVRESIGSRCKYQEEYLDALDTGIRVSAELSVANIFPSSRLLQSLSTAPRKAMACRDEMARILGQIIRETREAMDRGDKTSNESMISVLLRLQKEGGLPIELTDDIVMALMFDLFGAGSDTSSTALTWCMTELIRYPDTMAKAQAEVWEAFKGKTTITEDDLTRANLSYLKLVLKEALRLHCPVPLLIPRKCRETCQVMGYDIPKGTCVFVNVWAICRDAKYWEDAEEFKPERFEDTNLDYKGTCYEYLPFGSGRRMCPGANLGVANMELALASLLYHFDWKLPSGEEPKDVDVWEAAGLVGKKNTGLVLHPVSRFAPVNA; encoded by the exons ATGGAGGACAAGGTTCTCCTCGCCGTGGCCGTGGTGGTGCTGGTCGCCGTCCTCTCCAAGCTCAAGTCGTTGCTCGTGACCAAGCCGAAGCTGAACCTGCCTCCAGGGCCATGGACGCTGCCGTTGATAGGCAGCATGCACCATCTCGTCAGCAACCCGCTGCCCTACCGGGCGATGCGCGACCTGGCGCACGAGCACGGGCCGCTCATGATGCTGTGGCTGGGCGAGGTACCCACGCTGGTGGTGTCGTCGCCGGAGGCCGCGCAGGCGATCACCAAGACGCACGACGTCGCGTTCGCCGACCGTCACATCAACAGCACCGTCGACATACTCACCTTCAACGGCATGGACCTGGTGTTCGGGACCTACGGCGTGCAGTGGCGCCAGCTCCGCAAGCTCTGCGTACTGGAGCTGCTGAGCGCATCGCGCGTGCAGTCGTTCCAGCGCATCcgcgaggaggaggtggcgcggtTCCTGCGGAGCCTCGCCgcgtccgccgccgccggcgccaccGTCGACCTGTCCAAGATGATCTCTAGCTTCATCAACGACGCCTTCGTCAGGGAGTCCATTGGCAGCCGGTGCAAGTATCAGGAGGAGTACCTGGATGCCTTGGACACTGGCATCCGGGTGTCGGCGGAGCTAAGCGTAGCTAACATCTTCCCGTCATCTAGGCTGCTGCAGAGTCTTAGCACGGCGCCACGCAAGGCGATGGCGTGCCGCGACGAGATGGCGCGCATCCTCGGGCAGATCATCCGCGAGACCAGGGAAGCCATGGACCGGGGTGACAAGACTTCAAACGAGAGCATGATCTCTGTCCTGCTCAGGCTGCAGAAAGAGGGCGGCTTGCCCATCGAGCTCACCGACGACATCGTCATGGCGCTCATGTTT GACCTATTTGGCGCGGGCAGCGACACCTCGTCGACGGCGCTGACCTGGTGCATGACAGAGCTGATCCGGTACCCGGACACGATGGCCAAAGCGCAGGCCGAGGTCTGGGAGGCCTTCAAGGGGAAGACCACGATCACGGAGGACGACCTGACCAGGGCAAACCTTAGCTACCTCAAGCTGGTGTTGAAGGAAGCGCTCAGGCTGCACTGCCCGGTGCCGCTCCTGATTCCACGCAAATGCCGCGAGACGTGCCAAGTCATGGGCTACGACATCCCTAAGGGTACATGCGTGTTCGTCAACGTCTGGGCCATTTGCAGGGACGCCAAGTACTGGGAAGACGCCGAGGAATTCAAGCCGGAGCGGTTCGAGGACACGAACCTAGACTACAAAGGGACATGCTACGAGTACCTCCCGTTCGGGTCTGGCCGTCGGATGTGCCCGGGAGCAAACCTTGGAGTGGCCAACATGGAGCTTGCACTGGCGAGCCTTCTGTACCACTTCGATTGGAAGCTGCCAAGCGGAGAGGAGCCAAAGGATGTCGATGTTTGGGAGGCTGCAGGACTGGTTGGAAAGAAAAACACAGGCCTGGTTTTGCACCCTGTCAGCCGCTTTGCTCCGGTTAATGCCTAA